CGTCGACTCGCGCGTGATTCCGGAACTCGTCTTCCACCAGGATATCGGCAACCTCATCGTGGCACGCGTTCCCGGCAATGCGCTCGACGACGACGCCGTCGCGGCGCTCGAGTTCGCCGTCGTGATGCTGGGCGCGCCGCTCGCCTTCGTGCTCGGTCACACCGGCTGCGGCGCGATGCGGATCGCGATCGACTCCGTGCACGACCGCCGGCGCCCTCCCGGGCACCTCGCGCCGGCGCTTGCGCCGCTGCTGCCGGCGGTGAAGCAGGCTCGGGGCGGCGAGGGCGATTGGCTCGACAACGCCGTCGCAGAGAACGTACGTCTCGTCGTACAGACGTTGCCACGCCGTTCGCCGCTCCTGCGCGCCGCAGTAGAGAAAGACGCCGCCGGAATCGCCGGCGGCGTCTACGATCTTCGTACCGGGGCCGTTACGCGGTTGCTTTGATGCGATTCGGATCCACTTTGACGCCCGGGCCCATCGTCGAGGCCAGGGTGACGCTGCGCAGGTACGTTCCTTTTGCCGAAGGAGGCTTGGCGCGCAAGATTGCGTCGAGCAACGTGCCGACGTTGTCCAGCAGCTGCTCCTCCTCGAAGCTCGCCTTGCCGACGATGGTGTGAATGATGCCGGCTTTGTCGACGCGGAACTCGACTTTGCCGGCCTTGATGTCACGAATCGCAGCACCGATATTCGGCGACACGGTTCCCGCCTTGGGGTTGGGCATCTTCGTCGCGAGCGTGCGGCCGAGCTCTTTGCCGACCTGCGCCATCATATCCGGCGTTGCCACCGCGACGTCGAATGCGTCAAACCCGCCCTTCACTTTGTCGATCAGGTCCTGATCGCCGATTTCGTCGGCACCGGCCTCGCGCGCTTCCTTGGCTTTGTCACCCTTCGCGAACGCGATGACGCGTACGGTCTGCCCCGTACCATGCGGCAAGAGCACCGTGCCGCGAACCGTCTGATCGCTTTTTTTCGGATCGATACCGAGGCGGATGTGCGCTTCGACGGTCTCGTTGAACTTCGCATTCGCGTGCTTCTTCACGAGAGCGACCGCTTCGCTCGGCGCAAACTGCCGTTCGCGATCGAAGT
Above is a genomic segment from Candidatus Dormiibacterota bacterium containing:
- a CDS encoding carbonic anhydrase, which encodes MQTLPPAAAAALERLLAGNTRMLAGQPLLPPDSARRSELAEVQTPFAAILACVDSRVIPELVFHQDIGNLIVARVPGNALDDDAVAALEFAVVMLGAPLAFVLGHTGCGAMRIAIDSVHDRRRPPGHLAPALAPLLPAVKQARGGEGDWLDNAVAENVRLVVQTLPRRSPLLRAAVEKDAAGIAGGVYDLRTGAVTRLL
- the rplA gene encoding 50S ribosomal protein L1; this encodes MRQHGKRMRALLTDFDRERQFAPSEAVALVKKHANAKFNETVEAHIRLGIDPKKSDQTVRGTVLLPHGTGQTVRVIAFAKGDKAKEAREAGADEIGDQDLIDKVKGGFDAFDVAVATPDMMAQVGKELGRTLATKMPNPKAGTVSPNIGAAIRDIKAGKVEFRVDKAGIIHTIVGKASFEEEQLLDNVGTLLDAILRAKPPSAKGTYLRSVTLASTMGPGVKVDPNRIKATA